Proteins encoded within one genomic window of Zootoca vivipara chromosome 12, rZooViv1.1, whole genome shotgun sequence:
- the LOC118091976 gene encoding phospholipase A and acyltransferase 3-like isoform X2 has product MQTQRCWQNPKPGDQIEIFRSGYQHWAIYVGNGYVVHLTSADGVTGSFSSIPLSADTKKAVVKKEKLSEVAGKDKWEVNNEKDRKYKVKPVDEIIRAANKCVGMEIDYNVVMMNCEHFATALRYGQPDSTQAEIGLWGTLGGIVGAALLL; this is encoded by the exons AATCCAAAGCCTGGAGACCAGATTGAGATTTTTCGAAGTGGTTACCAACACTGGGCTATCTACGTAGGGAATGGATATGTGGTCCACCTGACGTCTGCAG ATGGGGTTACAGGAAGTTTTTCCTCTATTCCTCTGTCTGCCGACACAAAAAAGGCAGTGGTGAAGAAAGAAAAGCTTTCAGAAGTGGCAGGGAAAGACAAGTGGGAGGTCAACAACGAGAAGGACAGAAAATATAAAGTCAAGCCTGTAGACGAAATAATTAGAGCTGCAAACAAATGTGTTGGGATGGAGATAGACTACAACGTGGTCATGATGAACTGCGAACATTTTGCCACCGCACTACGATATGGCCAACCTGACAGTACACAG gcGGAAATCGGTCTCTGGGGGACACTTGGTGGTATTGTAGGAGCTGCGCTGCTACTGTAG
- the LOC118091976 gene encoding phospholipase A and acyltransferase 3-like isoform X1, with the protein MQTQRCWQNPKPGDQIEIFRSGYQHWAIYVGNGYVVHLTSADGVTGSFSSIPLSADTKKAVVKKEKLSEVAGKDKWEVNNEKDRKYKVKPVDEIIRAANKCVGMEIDYNVVMMNCEHFATALRYGQPDSTQVCRIYSRFRSAVILKFFLNS; encoded by the exons AATCCAAAGCCTGGAGACCAGATTGAGATTTTTCGAAGTGGTTACCAACACTGGGCTATCTACGTAGGGAATGGATATGTGGTCCACCTGACGTCTGCAG ATGGGGTTACAGGAAGTTTTTCCTCTATTCCTCTGTCTGCCGACACAAAAAAGGCAGTGGTGAAGAAAGAAAAGCTTTCAGAAGTGGCAGGGAAAGACAAGTGGGAGGTCAACAACGAGAAGGACAGAAAATATAAAGTCAAGCCTGTAGACGAAATAATTAGAGCTGCAAACAAATGTGTTGGGATGGAGATAGACTACAACGTGGTCATGATGAACTGCGAACATTTTGCCACCGCACTACGATATGGCCAACCTGACAGTACACAGGTGTGTAGAATTTATTCACGTTTTCGTAGTGCTGTGATACTGAAATTCTTTCTAAACTCCTGA
- the LOC118091976 gene encoding phospholipase A and acyltransferase 3-like isoform X3, with amino-acid sequence MAQNPKPGDQIEIFRSGYQHWAIYVGNGYVVHLTSADGVTGSFSSIPLSADTKKAVVKKEKLSEVAGKDKWEVNNEKDRKYKVKPVDEIIRAANKCVGMEIDYNVVMMNCEHFATALRYGQPDSTQVCRIYSRFRSAVILKFFLNS; translated from the exons AATCCAAAGCCTGGAGACCAGATTGAGATTTTTCGAAGTGGTTACCAACACTGGGCTATCTACGTAGGGAATGGATATGTGGTCCACCTGACGTCTGCAG ATGGGGTTACAGGAAGTTTTTCCTCTATTCCTCTGTCTGCCGACACAAAAAAGGCAGTGGTGAAGAAAGAAAAGCTTTCAGAAGTGGCAGGGAAAGACAAGTGGGAGGTCAACAACGAGAAGGACAGAAAATATAAAGTCAAGCCTGTAGACGAAATAATTAGAGCTGCAAACAAATGTGTTGGGATGGAGATAGACTACAACGTGGTCATGATGAACTGCGAACATTTTGCCACCGCACTACGATATGGCCAACCTGACAGTACACAGGTGTGTAGAATTTATTCACGTTTTCGTAGTGCTGTGATACTGAAATTCTTTCTAAACTCCTGA